The proteins below are encoded in one region of Candidatus Omnitrophota bacterium:
- a CDS encoding site-2 protease family protein codes for MKRNKLIIIFILFIWFTIAICRDSYADSKLGFFIDGKTMAIEKFHDVSGKECNSPAKKAGLKIGDIIKEVNGVMVINFSDFDNVMKGILPDKIIPVKIERKGREKTYKVKTVKNFTPEVGFVLDSLAKGERISLAVIIAKVSNAIILPPNVNLDEWKKGIVSQLEYGFESTYVQCRDVYNNFSLVDRNKIRKILDELDFQTTDYVSNATRIRIGELTGATHLLIVEFNRFPRTYRDYMDIISKKLIDIRTGEVLTSISVNQHYSSGGRIQKVE; via the coding sequence ATGAAACGAAATAAGCTTATAATTATTTTTATATTATTTATTTGGTTTACTATTGCCATTTGCCGGGATTCTTATGCCGACAGTAAACTCGGTTTTTTTATTGACGGAAAAACTATGGCGATAGAAAAGTTTCATGATGTTTCCGGCAAAGAATGTAACAGCCCCGCCAAAAAAGCCGGTCTTAAAATAGGCGATATAATTAAAGAAGTAAACGGTGTAATGGTTATAAACTTTTCGGACTTTGATAATGTCATGAAAGGAATTCTGCCTGATAAGATAATTCCGGTAAAAATTGAGAGGAAGGGAAGAGAGAAAACATATAAAGTAAAAACCGTGAAAAACTTTACCCCCGAGGTAGGATTTGTTCTGGATAGTTTAGCAAAGGGTGAAAGGATTTCATTGGCTGTTATAATCGCTAAAGTATCAAATGCAATTATCTTGCCGCCCAATGTTAATTTGGATGAATGGAAGAAGGGCATTGTTTCACAATTAGAATATGGTTTCGAATCTACCTATGTGCAATGTAGAGATGTGTATAATAATTTTTCCTTAGTGGATAGAAATAAAATAAGAAAAATCCTGGACGAATTGGATTTTCAAACTACTGATTATGTATCGAACGCAACAAGAATTAGGATAGGAGAATTAACCGGCGCTACACATCTATTGATAGTAGAGTTTAACCGTTTCCCCCGGACCTATAGGGATTATATGGACATAATTTCAAAAAAATTGATTGACATAAGAACCGGAGAGGTTTTAACAAGCATTAGTGTAAATCAACATTACAGTTCTGGCGGACGTATCCAAAAGGTTGAATAA
- a CDS encoding YiiX/YebB-like N1pC/P60 family cysteine hydrolase yields MNQKMKINKAIIGPMVALLAVIVFVTGCNQDLLQKNPVFILHPGDLLFQDLDCGPFCDAIEKVTTGYKRANLSHIGIVADGDHGNVVVIEALLTGVEVTPIDTFLDRSHDTNGRPKVLVGRLIPKHRCLIPFVLREALALKGKPYDKLFGIDNDAYYCSELVYHCFLKANNGKPIFELQPMTFMDPKTGKTFPVWKEYFEQLKAPIPQGNLGINPGDISRSHILTIIHAYGAPSSRELEKRQK; encoded by the coding sequence ATGAATCAAAAGATGAAAATTAATAAAGCAATAATAGGGCCAATGGTTGCTCTTCTGGCCGTGATTGTTTTCGTTACCGGGTGTAACCAAGACTTACTTCAGAAGAATCCGGTATTTATCCTTCATCCGGGTGATTTGCTCTTCCAGGATCTTGACTGCGGGCCTTTTTGCGACGCAATCGAAAAAGTCACAACAGGATATAAAAGGGCAAATTTGTCACATATTGGTATTGTTGCCGACGGCGATCATGGCAATGTTGTCGTGATTGAAGCCCTGCTTACCGGTGTAGAAGTTACACCGATTGATACTTTTCTCGATCGCAGCCACGATACAAACGGCCGGCCAAAAGTCTTGGTAGGGCGGCTAATTCCAAAGCATCGCTGCCTGATACCTTTTGTCCTCAGGGAAGCGCTTGCGCTTAAGGGGAAGCCTTACGATAAGCTATTCGGCATCGACAACGATGCTTATTATTGCTCAGAGTTGGTCTACCATTGCTTTTTGAAAGCCAACAACGGCAAGCCGATTTTTGAATTACAACCAATGACATTTATGGATCCCAAAACGGGAAAAACTTTTCCTGTCTGGAAGGAATACTTTGAACAACTAAAGGCGCCGATTCCGCAAGGTAATTTGGGTATAAACCCCGGCGATATTTCCCGTTCACATATTTTAACTATCATTCATGCTTATGGCGCCCCAAGCAGCCGGGAACTGGAAAAAAGACAAAAATAA
- a CDS encoding Mrp/NBP35 family ATP-binding protein translates to MQETERKKQQLEQNKRLEKNLSRIKNKLMVISGKGGVGKTTVAVNIAYGLAIKGNKVGILDVDIHGPNIAKMLGIEGKEITGSDLGIEPVGVLPGLKAVSLALIGENRDQPIIWRGPLKMLTIKQFLSDVNWGMLDYLIIDSPPGTGDEPLSICQLIPDINGAVVVTTPQDVAVLDARKSVLFAKELNVTVVGIIENMSSFLCPHCRKEIDLFGTGGGEKAAYDLKVPFLGRIPVEPEIIKFGDSGRPFIEFKKDTEGAKIMTEIINKITNNLNKD, encoded by the coding sequence ATGCAGGAGACAGAAAGAAAAAAACAGCAATTAGAACAAAATAAACGGCTTGAGAAGAATCTGTCCAGGATCAAGAATAAGTTAATGGTTATCAGTGGAAAGGGCGGGGTTGGTAAAACCACTGTGGCGGTTAATATAGCATATGGGCTGGCTATTAAAGGGAATAAGGTGGGCATTTTGGATGTAGATATTCATGGCCCCAACATTGCCAAGATGTTAGGCATTGAAGGCAAAGAAATTACAGGTTCTGATTTAGGAATAGAGCCTGTCGGAGTTTTGCCGGGTTTGAAAGCAGTAAGCCTTGCTTTAATCGGGGAGAATAGAGACCAACCGATTATATGGCGTGGGCCTCTTAAGATGCTGACCATAAAACAGTTTTTAAGTGATGTAAATTGGGGTATGCTTGACTATTTGATTATAGATTCACCTCCCGGCACGGGTGATGAACCGTTGAGTATTTGCCAGCTTATTCCGGATATAAATGGCGCTGTTGTTGTTACAACCCCTCAGGATGTGGCGGTCTTAGATGCCAGGAAAAGTGTTTTATTTGCAAAGGAATTAAATGTAACGGTTGTTGGGATAATCGAAAATATGAGCTCATTTTTATGTCCCCATTGCAGGAAAGAAATAGATTTGTTTGGAACAGGGGGCGGGGAGAAAGCCGCTTATGACCTGAAAGTGCCGTTTCTGGGCAGGATTCCTGTTGAGCCTGAGATAATAAAGTTTGGAGATTCAGGCAGGCCGTTTATAGAATTTAAGAAAGATACGGAAGGTGCTAAAATTATGACTGAGATAATAAATAAAATTACAAATAACCTGAATAAAGATTAA
- a CDS encoding class I SAM-dependent methyltransferase, whose product MQKNKQKPMPWIAFKIIFLIMNIKKKFRNIDEEISLAGIQRGDYILDFGCGFGFNTFPAAQQAGYNGKVFAVDINPRAIKMVKEKSKNNNLKNIEVILSDCDTDLEDKKIDIVYLHNTLPLIKDKQRVLDEINRVLKVGGKLSYMSRAFSRIAGKDSMNGERLKNNLEADNKFKLVKEKNGHLIFEKLEKKDV is encoded by the coding sequence ATGCAAAAGAATAAACAGAAGCCAATGCCCTGGATTGCTTTTAAAATAATATTTTTGATCATGAATATCAAAAAGAAATTTAGAAATATTGATGAAGAGATCAGTTTAGCGGGAATACAGAGGGGGGATTATATTCTGGATTTTGGCTGTGGATTTGGATTTAACACATTTCCTGCGGCACAACAAGCCGGATATAATGGTAAAGTTTTTGCGGTAGATATTAATCCGCGTGCAATTAAGATGGTCAAAGAAAAAAGCAAAAATAACAACCTTAAAAACATTGAAGTTATCCTTTCCGATTGCGATACAGACCTTGAGGATAAAAAGATCGATATTGTTTATTTACACAATACATTACCCCTCATAAAAGACAAACAGCGAGTTTTGGATGAAATAAACCGTGTTTTGAAAGTTGGCGGAAAATTATCTTATATGAGCAGGGCTTTTTCACGTATTGCCGGGAAGGATTCAATGAATGGTGAAAGATTGAAAAATAATTTGGAAGCTGACAATAAGTTTAAGCTGGTCAAAGAAAAAAATGGGCATTTAATATTTGAAAAATTAGAAAAGAAAGATGTATAA